In the genome of Cheilinus undulatus linkage group 6, ASM1832078v1, whole genome shotgun sequence, one region contains:
- the LOC121510999 gene encoding E3 ubiquitin-protein ligase RNF166, translating to MMAMFRSFVSASTQLRQQQHPSSGAGSLAAPAEGIESQFSCPICLEVYHKPVSIASCTHTFCGECLQPCLQVTSPLCPLCRVPFDPKKVERSSSVEKQLASYKAPCRGCSKKVALVKMRSHISSCSKVQEQLANCPKFVPVVPTSQPIPSNIPNRSTFVCPFCGARNLDQQELVKHCMENHRNDPNKVVCPVCSAMPWGDPSYKSSNFLQHLLHRHKFSYDTFVDYSIDEEAALQAALALSLAEN from the exons ATGATGGCGATGTTTCGGAGCTTTGTCTCAGCGAGCACCCAGCTCCGCCAGCAGCAGCATCCCAGCAGCGGAGCAGGATCCCTGGCTGCCCCGGCGGAGGGGATCGAGAGCCAGTTCTCTTGTCCTATCTGCCTGGAGGTCTACCATAAGCCCGTCAGCATCGCCAGCTGTACTCACAC GTTCTGTGGAGAGTGTCTGCAGCCATGTCTTCAAGTGACCTCGCCCCTCTGCCCGCTCTGCCGTGTTCCCTTTGACCCGAAGAAAGTGGAGCGCTCTTCCAGTGTGGAAAAGCAGCTGGCCTCTTACAAAGCACCCTGCAGGGGTTGTAGCAAGAAG GTGGCTCTGGTGAAGATGAGGTCTCACATTTCTTCCTGTTCTAAAGTACAAGAGCAGCTAGCCAACTGTCCCAAGTTTGTTCCCGTTGTACCCACCTCCCAACCTATACCAAG CAATATTCCCAATCGGTCAACGTTTGTGTGTCCATTCTGCGGGGCTAGAAACCTGGACCAGCAGGAACTGGTGAAACACTGTATGGAAAACCACCGCAATGACCCCAATAAAGTG GTGTGTCCAGTTTGTTCAGCCATGCCATGGGGAGACCCCAGCTATAAGAGCTCAAACTTCCTCCAGCACCTCCTCCACAGACACAAGTTTTCTTATGACACCTTTGTT gacTACAGCATCGATGAGGAGGCAGCACTGCAGGCAGCTCTGGCACTATCACTGGCTGAAAACTGA